The following proteins come from a genomic window of Alicyclobacillus dauci:
- the typA gene encoding translational GTPase TypA translates to MHTEITRMRNVAIVAHVDHGKTSLVDQLLRQSGLFRENEQVHERAMDSNDLERERGITILAKTTAIPYKDYRINLVDTPGHADFSGEVERIVKMVDGVLLVVDAFEGVMPQTRFVLEKALGAGLVPVVVVNKMDRENARPLEVIDEVLDLFIDLGASEDQLEFPVVYTSAIMGTSTNDLDVKGENMEPLFNAIVEHIPAPDVDPDGPLQWQVTMLDYNEYLGRIGIGRIARGALHQGETVALIQRDGTIVQKRVQKLFAHQGLRRIEVEKAYAGDIVAVAGIPEIMVGETVADPANPEALPLLRIDEPTLEMTFMVNNSPFAGQDGPHVTSRKLRERLFQELESDVSLRVEETEDADVFLVASRGELHLSILIETMRREGYELQVSKPHVIVREENGQRMEPIEEFVADVPSDSVGSIIEALGFRKGEMVSLAPSEQGDMTRLIFHVPTRGLIGFRTEFLTLTKGYGTMHHRFHEYGAWRGAVTTRRQGVLVSMDTGDATAYSLGNLEDRGTMFVTPGTPVYEGMIVGEHTRENDLTVNVTKAKHQSNVRSATKDETVRLKAARSMSLEESMTYIEDDELCEVTPHFVRLRKRVLNKAEREKSEKRKRQEA, encoded by the coding sequence ATGCATACCGAGATTACCCGGATGCGCAATGTCGCAATTGTCGCTCACGTCGATCACGGCAAAACCAGCCTAGTCGACCAATTGCTCCGGCAGTCTGGCCTGTTTCGTGAAAACGAGCAAGTTCACGAGCGTGCCATGGACTCAAACGATCTAGAGCGCGAGCGCGGCATTACCATTCTCGCAAAAACAACAGCTATTCCCTATAAAGATTACCGCATCAACCTCGTCGATACACCTGGCCACGCGGATTTCAGTGGCGAAGTGGAACGCATCGTGAAGATGGTCGACGGCGTTTTACTGGTTGTCGATGCATTTGAAGGCGTCATGCCGCAAACGCGGTTCGTCCTCGAAAAGGCACTTGGTGCTGGACTTGTCCCGGTCGTTGTCGTCAACAAAATGGACCGTGAAAATGCTCGTCCGCTCGAGGTCATCGACGAAGTCCTCGATTTATTTATCGATCTCGGCGCCAGTGAAGATCAACTCGAATTCCCTGTCGTTTACACGTCGGCTATTATGGGCACGTCGACAAATGACTTAGATGTCAAGGGCGAGAACATGGAACCATTGTTTAACGCGATTGTTGAACATATCCCTGCCCCCGACGTCGACCCCGACGGTCCCCTCCAGTGGCAAGTGACGATGCTCGATTACAACGAGTACCTTGGTCGGATAGGCATCGGTCGAATCGCGCGTGGTGCCCTTCACCAAGGCGAGACAGTTGCGCTCATCCAACGCGATGGGACAATCGTTCAAAAGCGCGTTCAGAAGTTGTTTGCACACCAAGGTTTGCGCCGTATCGAGGTGGAGAAGGCTTACGCTGGAGACATCGTCGCTGTGGCTGGTATTCCGGAGATCATGGTCGGAGAAACCGTCGCGGACCCGGCAAATCCAGAAGCGCTGCCACTTCTCCGAATTGACGAGCCGACCCTGGAAATGACTTTCATGGTCAACAACAGCCCGTTTGCTGGTCAAGACGGCCCACACGTGACATCTCGTAAGCTGCGCGAACGTTTGTTCCAAGAGCTAGAATCTGACGTCAGCCTACGTGTGGAAGAGACCGAGGACGCGGACGTTTTCCTGGTTGCGAGCCGTGGTGAACTACACTTGTCCATCTTGATTGAGACGATGCGTCGCGAAGGTTACGAATTACAGGTATCCAAACCTCACGTCATTGTTCGTGAAGAGAACGGGCAACGAATGGAGCCGATAGAGGAGTTCGTTGCAGACGTACCGTCCGACTCAGTGGGTTCCATCATCGAAGCACTAGGTTTTCGCAAAGGTGAAATGGTGAGCTTGGCCCCGAGCGAGCAAGGGGATATGACTCGTCTCATATTCCACGTTCCTACTCGCGGTCTAATCGGTTTCCGTACAGAATTCCTGACCCTCACAAAAGGGTACGGGACCATGCACCATCGTTTTCACGAATACGGGGCTTGGCGCGGTGCGGTTACAACGCGGCGTCAAGGTGTTCTCGTATCAATGGACACGGGTGATGCCACCGCTTATAGCTTAGGCAACCTGGAGGACCGCGGCACGATGTTTGTCACACCAGGAACCCCGGTGTACGAAGGTATGATTGTTGGCGAGCACACTCGCGAGAATGATCTGACCGTTAACGTGACGAAGGCGAAACACCAATCCAACGTTCGATCCGCCACAAAGGACGAGACTGTACGTCTGAAGGCGGCGAGATCGATGTCGTTAGAAGAATCCATGACATATATCGAAGACGACGAACTATGCGAGGTCACGCCCCATTTTGTTCGACTGCGCAAACGCGTATTGAACAAAGCGGAACGCGAAAAATCCGAAAAGAGGAAACGCCAAGAGGCGTAG
- a CDS encoding 1-deoxy-D-xylulose-5-phosphate reductoisomerase: MARATWAAELVSMIVDYIWGDEMQTVAVLGSTGAIGTRTLEVIKALGDAVRVPVLVAGHNMVLLADQIKLFEPELVGVADEEASRELLGLLGSKNKPAIVVGDEGLNVCAEYPTDVLVNAVMGARGIMPALIAVRRGARLALANKECLVAAGSFIMAEAEAAHAEIVPVDSEHCALFQALLGGTPSEVERFILTASGGPFRLLDPEKLQQVTVEDALQHPNWSMGKKITVDSATMMNKGLEVIEAHHLFAAPYDKIEVLVHPQSIVHSMIEYVDGSVMAQLATHDMRLPIQYALTYPERVSLPWPRLDFKTYNQLTFEEPNTDKFPALKLAVQAGCRGGYAPCVLNAANEVAVDAFLSGVISFVEISQTVESTLEALGSGSPTSVDDVIAMDGQARDRARAILMKGG; encoded by the coding sequence GTGGCTCGTGCTACATGGGCTGCCGAACTGGTTTCGATGATAGTAGATTACATATGGGGTGACGAGATGCAAACGGTGGCAGTACTGGGATCGACGGGGGCAATTGGCACCCGTACACTCGAAGTGATCAAAGCACTTGGGGATGCAGTTCGAGTGCCAGTCCTTGTTGCTGGCCATAACATGGTTTTGTTGGCGGACCAAATTAAATTATTTGAACCTGAACTTGTAGGTGTTGCCGACGAAGAGGCCAGTCGGGAATTGTTGGGACTCTTGGGCAGCAAAAACAAACCCGCCATTGTGGTGGGGGATGAGGGGCTCAATGTTTGTGCCGAGTATCCGACCGATGTCTTAGTCAATGCTGTCATGGGGGCGCGCGGCATCATGCCGGCACTTATCGCTGTACGTCGCGGTGCACGCCTCGCACTGGCAAACAAGGAGTGTCTGGTTGCGGCAGGGTCCTTCATCATGGCAGAAGCGGAAGCTGCGCATGCCGAAATTGTTCCCGTTGACAGTGAACACTGTGCGCTGTTCCAGGCTTTGCTAGGGGGAACACCATCAGAAGTTGAACGTTTTATTTTAACCGCTTCCGGTGGGCCATTTCGGCTGCTTGATCCCGAGAAACTACAACAAGTGACAGTGGAGGACGCACTCCAACACCCGAACTGGAGTATGGGCAAGAAGATCACAGTTGACAGTGCAACAATGATGAACAAAGGGTTAGAAGTAATTGAAGCGCATCATTTGTTTGCGGCACCATATGATAAGATTGAAGTGCTCGTACATCCACAGAGTATCGTCCACTCGATGATCGAGTATGTCGACGGCTCTGTGATGGCACAGCTCGCAACACACGACATGCGCTTACCCATTCAATATGCACTGACGTACCCAGAGCGGGTATCTCTGCCTTGGCCACGGCTGGATTTCAAGACATACAATCAACTCACATTCGAAGAGCCAAATACGGACAAGTTTCCAGCACTGAAGCTTGCTGTCCAGGCTGGGTGTCGTGGTGGATATGCACCTTGCGTGCTAAATGCTGCGAATGAAGTCGCTGTGGACGCGTTTTTGTCTGGAGTGATTTCCTTTGTGGAGATTTCGCAGACTGTGGAATCGACGCTGGAGGCACTTGGATCTGGTTCACCCACATCAGTGGATGACGTGATCGCGATGGATGGGCAAGCGCGTGACCGGGCACGAGCCATCTTAATGAAGGGCGGATGA
- the nusA gene encoding transcription termination factor NusA gives MNVDFLEALEQLAREKGIDKEVLLEAIEAALISGYKRNFNSAANVRVDIHRDNGEVRVFARKTVVEEPEDTRLEISLDAARDMSPSYHVGDVVEIEVTPRDFGRIAAQTAKQVVTQRIREAERSVIYGKFVDREEEVVSGIVQRIDPRVAYIDLGETEAILPLSEQMPTDHLHMGDRIKVFIARVERTTKGPQIVVSRSHPGLLKRLFELEVPEIYEGVVEIKAVSREAGYRSKIAVHSRNPEVDPIGACVGTRGARVQSVVNELNGEKIDIIEWSEDPAQFVAHALSPSKVVEVQIDEEGKIARTIVPDYQLSLAIGKEGQNARLAARLTGWKIDIKSESQASDSGLFSELNDAEEEGSFGTLSEDWLNEP, from the coding sequence ATGAACGTCGACTTTTTAGAAGCGCTTGAACAGTTGGCGCGTGAAAAAGGAATTGATAAGGAAGTATTGCTCGAGGCAATCGAAGCCGCTCTCATTTCTGGTTATAAACGGAACTTCAACTCGGCTGCCAACGTACGCGTGGACATTCACCGTGATAACGGCGAAGTTCGTGTGTTCGCCCGGAAAACGGTTGTTGAAGAACCGGAAGATACGAGGCTTGAGATCTCTCTCGACGCCGCACGTGACATGAGTCCGAGTTATCACGTGGGCGACGTGGTGGAAATTGAAGTAACACCGCGTGACTTCGGTCGGATTGCGGCACAAACTGCCAAACAAGTCGTGACGCAGCGCATTCGCGAGGCTGAGCGATCTGTCATTTATGGGAAATTCGTCGATCGTGAAGAAGAGGTTGTGTCGGGCATTGTACAGCGAATTGACCCGCGCGTAGCCTACATCGATCTCGGTGAAACTGAAGCGATTTTACCGCTCTCTGAACAGATGCCGACTGATCACCTGCACATGGGAGATCGTATCAAGGTGTTTATCGCTCGCGTAGAGCGGACGACGAAGGGACCGCAAATCGTCGTGTCTCGGAGCCATCCGGGTCTCTTGAAACGTTTGTTTGAACTGGAAGTTCCTGAGATTTACGAGGGTGTTGTCGAGATTAAGGCCGTTTCTAGGGAAGCGGGTTATCGGTCGAAGATCGCGGTTCATTCACGGAATCCTGAAGTTGACCCCATAGGTGCATGCGTGGGAACACGTGGAGCACGTGTTCAATCTGTCGTCAACGAGTTGAACGGTGAGAAAATCGATATCATCGAGTGGAGCGAAGATCCGGCACAATTCGTAGCGCATGCACTTTCACCGTCGAAAGTCGTGGAAGTTCAGATTGATGAAGAGGGAAAAATCGCACGTACTATCGTGCCTGACTATCAATTATCGCTTGCGATTGGCAAAGAAGGCCAAAACGCACGTTTGGCTGCACGGTTGACCGGTTGGAAAATTGATATTAAGAGCGAGTCGCAGGCGTCTGATTCCGGGTTGTTTAGTGAGTTGAATGACGCTGAAGAAGAAGGTTCCTTTGGGACCCTCTCGGAAGATTGGTTGAACGAGCCATAA
- the rimP gene encoding ribosome maturation factor RimP — translation MAKERVTDIVERLALPIVEAEHVELVDVEYKKEGTNWYLRVFIDKPEGVDIDDCSRVSEQLSEQLDIVDPIPNAYFLEVSSPGAERPLKKPADYVRAIGEHVHISLYEPLDGQKTFEGILCNYDESVLELEIRVKTRTNRLEIPTEKIAQARLAVEM, via the coding sequence GTGGCAAAGGAACGTGTGACGGATATTGTTGAGCGCTTGGCGCTTCCCATTGTGGAAGCAGAGCACGTCGAGCTTGTGGATGTTGAGTATAAAAAGGAAGGCACCAATTGGTATCTTCGTGTCTTCATCGACAAGCCTGAAGGCGTGGATATCGACGATTGCAGTCGAGTCAGCGAGCAGCTTTCCGAACAATTGGATATTGTTGATCCAATTCCGAATGCCTATTTCCTTGAGGTCTCGTCTCCGGGTGCCGAGCGTCCGTTGAAAAAACCGGCTGACTACGTGCGGGCTATTGGCGAACATGTTCACATTTCGCTTTATGAACCCCTGGATGGTCAAAAGACCTTTGAGGGGATTCTATGCAATTATGACGAGTCCGTATTGGAACTGGAGATTCGCGTGAAGACGCGTACAAATCGGTTGGAAATTCCGACAGAGAAGATCGCTCAGGCGCGGCTGGCTGTTGAAATGTAA
- the rbfA gene encoding 30S ribosome-binding factor RbfA: MSRIRVQKVSEQMKKEISDILRTSLKDPRVGFATITRVEVSGDLQHAKVYVSVFGSHDEKEPSVAALSKASGFIRGEVARRLHMRVAPELMFRLDDSGEYSAHIERVLRTIHREEESKVDGD, translated from the coding sequence GTGTCTCGAATTCGCGTTCAAAAAGTTTCTGAGCAAATGAAAAAGGAAATTTCCGACATTCTCCGAACGAGTTTGAAGGATCCGCGAGTTGGCTTCGCGACCATCACTCGAGTCGAAGTGTCGGGGGATTTGCAACACGCAAAGGTATACGTCAGTGTCTTTGGCAGTCACGACGAGAAGGAGCCGAGTGTAGCGGCCCTTTCCAAGGCGAGCGGGTTTATTCGCGGCGAAGTGGCACGTCGGCTCCATATGCGCGTGGCGCCGGAACTGATGTTTCGTCTGGATGATTCGGGAGAGTACAGCGCGCACATTGAGCGCGTTCTGAGAACCATTCACCGAGAAGAAGAATCAAAGGTGGATGGCGATTAA
- the rnpM gene encoding RNase P modulator RnpM, with protein sequence MNKVRKVPLRKCVGCQEMRPKRELIRVVHTPEGEVLIDSTGKRNGRGAYLCPDENCLHMAMKRKSLERALKMSIPEAVYHALEQQLNEAVRPS encoded by the coding sequence ATGAACAAAGTGCGGAAAGTGCCGTTGCGTAAGTGCGTCGGTTGCCAGGAAATGCGTCCGAAGAGAGAGTTGATACGCGTGGTACACACCCCTGAGGGTGAAGTGCTTATCGATTCAACTGGAAAACGAAATGGTCGTGGCGCGTATTTGTGTCCGGACGAGAACTGCCTACACATGGCGATGAAACGCAAGTCACTGGAACGTGCGTTGAAAATGAGTATCCCGGAAGCCGTGTATCATGCACTGGAACAACAGTTAAACGAGGCGGTGAGACCGTCGTGA
- a CDS encoding M50 family metallopeptidase: MPFDLLFYVKAAIAIIAVFAVCVTLHEFGHFYVAKKSGVAVPVFAIGFGPKLFKWVRGGTEYSVRLLPLGGFVQMAGEAPQETWFPVGHEVAYELNESLQIITLGDPKDMPKAYVGVVRRADLTDKLEMSIETAEGVRTFKVKPYARVMMNARSSIPLVEKHEQVLGKPLYKRAAIILAGPVMNFLLAGVLFAAVNTYTGVRTTVISQVEPRTPAQVAGLQPGDKIVMLNHEPIGNWIQLVNRIRSGSASTTGHPQPLNITVKRGGVDRTVAVTPEMTKQGVPVIGIESVVTHNPLRTIPSGFSALVRDTWLTLQGYKSLVVQHQYAALSGPVGIADVITQQVRFGFWHVVMIAGVLSLNLGLFNLIPIPALDGGRLLFILVELIRGRKVDPQKEGFVHFVGFALLMLFAVVITYRDVTHLF, from the coding sequence TTGCCTTTTGACCTACTCTTTTACGTAAAGGCGGCCATTGCCATCATTGCCGTGTTTGCCGTTTGCGTCACGCTGCATGAATTTGGTCATTTTTACGTGGCTAAAAAGAGTGGCGTGGCAGTTCCTGTGTTTGCCATCGGGTTTGGTCCGAAATTGTTTAAGTGGGTCCGGGGTGGCACTGAGTATTCAGTGCGGCTGTTACCGCTTGGCGGTTTCGTCCAAATGGCTGGCGAGGCTCCACAAGAAACGTGGTTTCCGGTGGGCCACGAGGTCGCTTACGAATTGAATGAGTCGTTACAGATCATCACACTCGGAGACCCGAAGGACATGCCGAAAGCGTACGTGGGCGTTGTCAGGCGTGCGGACTTGACAGATAAACTGGAAATGTCCATCGAGACAGCTGAGGGCGTTAGAACATTTAAAGTCAAGCCATACGCTCGGGTTATGATGAATGCCCGATCATCCATTCCTCTTGTCGAAAAGCATGAACAGGTATTGGGTAAGCCGTTATATAAGCGAGCGGCCATTATTTTGGCTGGACCTGTGATGAACTTTTTGCTAGCGGGTGTATTGTTTGCCGCTGTCAACACCTACACCGGCGTTCGGACGACTGTTATTTCTCAGGTTGAACCGCGTACACCTGCTCAGGTGGCAGGACTGCAGCCTGGGGATAAAATTGTCATGCTCAATCATGAGCCGATAGGGAACTGGATACAGCTCGTCAATCGTATCCGATCAGGATCAGCCAGTACGACCGGTCACCCTCAGCCCCTCAACATCACCGTGAAGCGTGGAGGAGTCGACCGAACTGTAGCTGTGACACCAGAGATGACAAAACAAGGTGTTCCAGTCATTGGAATTGAGTCCGTCGTAACACACAACCCGCTGCGCACAATCCCGTCAGGCTTCTCAGCCCTGGTCCGCGACACATGGCTAACGCTTCAAGGCTATAAAAGTCTTGTCGTCCAGCACCAATATGCCGCATTGTCGGGTCCCGTGGGTATTGCGGACGTGATCACGCAGCAGGTGCGTTTTGGTTTTTGGCATGTTGTCATGATTGCCGGTGTATTGAGTTTGAACCTCGGTCTGTTCAATCTCATTCCGATCCCGGCTCTTGACGGTGGTCGACTGCTGTTTATATTGGTTGAGTTAATCCGTGGCAGAAAAGTCGACCCGCAAAAGGAGGGGTTCGTCCACTTCGTTGGATTTGCCCTTCTCATGCTGTTTGCAGTCGTGATCACATATCGCGATGTTACGCACCTGTTTTAA
- a CDS encoding L7Ae/L30e/S12e/Gadd45 family ribosomal protein yields the protein MSGIDRVYGLIGLAKRAGQLVDGQERILQAVTARKAKLVIVTEDAGANGRKKLQDKANSYDVPVVTFADKGSLGRAIGRDEAAAIAVMDPGFADKLLERFGELHGGGAFDESPSL from the coding sequence GTGAGTGGGATAGACCGCGTTTACGGCTTAATTGGTCTCGCCAAGCGTGCAGGGCAACTTGTTGACGGACAGGAGCGGATCTTACAGGCTGTTACAGCAAGGAAGGCCAAACTCGTCATCGTGACCGAGGACGCTGGCGCGAACGGTCGCAAGAAATTGCAAGATAAGGCAAATTCGTACGACGTTCCGGTCGTGACTTTTGCGGACAAAGGTTCGCTTGGTCGGGCTATTGGACGGGATGAGGCAGCGGCCATCGCGGTAATGGACCCGGGATTCGCTGACAAATTACTGGAACGGTTCGGGGAACTACACGGGGGTGGAGCGTTTGACGAAAGTCCGAGTCTATGA
- the pheA gene encoding prephenate dehydratase, which yields MKWFYLGPEGTHSHEAAAQLQAVCGMAGELVPCSSIPAAVEQVFRDEAVDTFACVPIENSIQGAVTQTWDVLMKSMVETKSKPEAPKMLIALTLPIHHYAIYRDGTEFSRVKHVYSHQQALAQCQNHIAQLCPNAALVAVNSTAEAARMVSEHDHADAVAIGSRRAADRYGLSYIPEPAEDKAGNVTRFALVGKRAIVVGGKSGLQENEFVASLCLRGVGHQPGGLVGALQPFADFGMNLARVESRPVGDQLGNYVFYVDVSLQPDHVRAEQLLVEVIAQLTSQGIDVVVLGAYPVCHGA from the coding sequence GTGAAATGGTTCTATCTAGGCCCTGAAGGTACGCACAGTCATGAGGCGGCAGCACAACTTCAAGCAGTCTGCGGTATGGCGGGTGAATTGGTTCCCTGCTCATCCATTCCCGCCGCGGTTGAACAAGTTTTTCGTGATGAAGCCGTTGACACGTTTGCCTGCGTTCCCATTGAGAACAGCATTCAAGGTGCTGTTACACAAACCTGGGATGTACTCATGAAAAGCATGGTGGAGACCAAGTCAAAACCGGAAGCGCCTAAAATGCTGATAGCCTTAACACTTCCCATTCATCACTATGCCATTTATCGAGACGGGACAGAATTTTCTCGTGTCAAACATGTGTATTCTCACCAACAGGCGCTCGCTCAATGTCAAAATCACATTGCGCAGCTGTGTCCGAATGCTGCACTCGTTGCAGTGAATAGCACGGCTGAGGCAGCGAGAATGGTGTCCGAGCATGACCATGCGGACGCTGTGGCGATTGGCAGCCGACGGGCTGCTGACCGGTACGGACTCTCGTATATTCCGGAACCTGCGGAGGACAAAGCGGGCAATGTAACGCGGTTTGCTCTCGTAGGGAAACGTGCAATCGTTGTTGGCGGTAAATCTGGACTTCAGGAAAATGAGTTCGTCGCATCGCTGTGCTTGCGTGGTGTTGGACATCAGCCTGGCGGGCTGGTAGGGGCGTTACAGCCATTTGCAGACTTCGGGATGAACTTGGCTCGAGTTGAATCGAGACCAGTGGGCGATCAACTGGGGAACTATGTATTCTATGTGGACGTTTCGCTCCAGCCGGACCATGTCCGCGCCGAGCAGCTACTTGTTGAAGTAATTGCTCAGCTGACGTCACAAGGAATAGACGTCGTCGTACTCGGCGCGTATCCGGTATGCCATGGTGCCTAA
- the infB gene encoding translation initiation factor IF-2 → MSSKEILTILGRLDIPVANHMSVMDEATIGKVENFFSDVKKRAAERHAHEVEKEMRERQQRRQEEHRSETERKAESGAGTTVQGNGDRSRERPVSQQTGQTARSTSRDGERPGYGRRDSREGSEGRDNGQVRTRTNDGSTGASRPQGEGRRYDDPRGDAGRAGQGGDRARVGDGQSRPRQHSGDGNFSSRGPRTGSGSGSRDNRSGGYTGGNSGGSRYSNSGTGGYAGGTGGGRPGGRDNRGGGGFGSGGSGGRDNRAGGGGRFGGGTGGGRPGGAGRPGAGGGGRPGGGSRFGGGAGGGRPAGGAQMSGASKPTAPGSLRKDKEKEKGRDREGFARREEFNETKLQRSKRRGGRNQAPVLPTEVTVEGPMSVGDFAKLLKREPAELIKKLLLLGTMATINQDIDTDTMELIAEDFGVKVNVVEPVDEDALDMLVEEDTPESLRPRPPVVTIMGHVDHGKTTLLDAIRESKVTATESGGITQHIGAYQATVNDRLITFLDTPGHEAFTTMRARGAQITDVTILVVAADDGVMPQTIEAINHAKAANVPIIVAVNKMDKPDANPDRVKQELTQYGLVSEEWGGETIFAPISALKHEGLDELLEMVLLVADVQELKANPDARPRGTVIEAKLDKGRGSVATVLVQNGTLKVGDIVVAGTTYGRVRAMVNDVGRRLKQAGPSAPVEIQGLNGVPSAGDQFVVYDDERSARHLVDKRTNREKQEQLQTTSKVTLDDLYRQIQEGNVAELNVIVKADVQGSVEALVQSIEKIDVSGVRVNVIHKGAGAITESDVSLATASNAIIIGFHVRPDVNAKRMAEAEKVDIRLYRVIYNVMSELESAMKGMLAPEFKEVVLGHAEVRETFTISRIGTVAGCYITDGKMSRDAEARLIRDGIVVYEGKLDSLKRFKDDAREVQTGYECGITLDKFNDIKIGDVVEAFVMEAVKPA, encoded by the coding sequence ATGTCGAGCAAGGAAATCCTGACGATATTAGGCCGATTGGATATTCCTGTGGCCAATCACATGAGTGTGATGGATGAAGCCACGATTGGGAAAGTAGAAAACTTTTTTTCAGATGTAAAGAAACGCGCGGCTGAGCGGCATGCGCATGAGGTGGAGAAGGAAATGCGCGAACGACAACAGCGGCGTCAAGAAGAACATCGATCGGAGACAGAACGCAAAGCAGAATCCGGTGCTGGAACAACTGTTCAAGGGAATGGGGATCGTTCGCGAGAACGCCCGGTGTCCCAGCAAACGGGTCAAACGGCGAGATCGACGAGTCGAGATGGTGAACGCCCAGGATATGGGCGTCGAGATAGCCGCGAAGGAAGCGAAGGTCGCGACAACGGTCAAGTTCGGACGCGAACCAATGACGGTTCTACAGGTGCGTCACGACCTCAGGGTGAAGGTCGCCGGTACGACGACCCCCGGGGGGATGCCGGACGAGCTGGCCAGGGTGGAGACCGGGCGCGCGTCGGAGACGGCCAAAGTCGCCCACGTCAACATAGCGGTGATGGCAACTTCTCGTCTCGTGGACCCCGCACGGGTAGTGGCAGTGGCTCGCGTGACAACCGCAGCGGTGGATACACGGGCGGGAATAGCGGCGGCTCGCGCTACAGCAATAGCGGAACTGGCGGGTACGCCGGTGGAACAGGTGGCGGACGTCCAGGTGGACGTGACAACCGCGGCGGCGGTGGTTTCGGCTCCGGTGGCAGCGGTGGACGCGATAACCGTGCTGGTGGTGGTGGTCGTTTCGGCGGCGGAACAGGCGGTGGCCGTCCGGGTGGCGCTGGCCGTCCTGGTGCTGGCGGCGGTGGCCGTCCAGGTGGTGGAAGTCGCTTCGGTGGCGGAGCCGGTGGTGGCCGTCCTGCGGGTGGTGCACAGATGTCCGGTGCAAGCAAACCGACCGCACCAGGAAGTCTGCGCAAAGATAAGGAAAAGGAAAAGGGACGCGATAGGGAAGGCTTCGCACGTCGCGAAGAGTTTAACGAGACCAAGTTACAACGCTCGAAGCGTCGCGGAGGCCGTAATCAGGCACCAGTTCTGCCAACGGAAGTTACGGTTGAGGGTCCGATGTCGGTGGGCGACTTCGCAAAACTTCTTAAACGTGAACCGGCTGAGTTGATTAAGAAGCTGTTGCTGCTTGGCACAATGGCGACCATCAATCAGGATATCGACACGGATACAATGGAACTCATCGCAGAAGATTTTGGCGTCAAGGTCAATGTCGTAGAGCCGGTTGACGAGGACGCGCTCGACATGTTGGTCGAAGAAGATACTCCGGAATCGCTTCGTCCGCGTCCGCCAGTGGTGACCATTATGGGACACGTCGATCACGGTAAAACCACGCTTCTCGACGCCATTCGCGAAAGCAAGGTTACAGCGACGGAATCTGGCGGTATTACGCAACATATTGGTGCGTATCAAGCGACGGTCAATGATCGACTCATTACGTTCTTGGATACACCGGGTCACGAAGCGTTCACAACGATGCGCGCACGTGGTGCCCAAATTACTGATGTAACCATCTTGGTCGTGGCAGCAGACGATGGCGTCATGCCTCAGACGATTGAGGCTATCAACCACGCAAAGGCCGCAAACGTGCCCATTATCGTCGCTGTCAATAAGATGGATAAGCCAGATGCCAATCCGGATCGGGTGAAGCAAGAACTGACCCAATATGGTCTGGTCTCGGAAGAGTGGGGCGGCGAAACCATTTTTGCTCCAATTTCCGCGTTGAAGCATGAGGGACTCGACGAACTGCTGGAGATGGTTCTTCTTGTAGCGGACGTTCAGGAACTCAAGGCAAATCCAGATGCTCGGCCTCGCGGTACGGTAATCGAGGCGAAGTTGGATAAGGGACGCGGTTCTGTTGCAACGGTTCTCGTCCAGAATGGAACACTAAAAGTCGGCGATATCGTTGTCGCCGGAACGACTTACGGTCGCGTTCGTGCCATGGTAAACGATGTTGGGCGTCGTCTGAAGCAGGCGGGACCTTCAGCACCAGTGGAAATCCAAGGCCTGAACGGTGTGCCGAGCGCTGGTGACCAATTTGTCGTGTATGATGACGAGCGCAGTGCGCGTCATCTGGTCGATAAGCGAACAAACCGTGAAAAGCAAGAACAATTGCAGACGACTTCGAAAGTGACATTGGATGATTTGTACCGTCAAATTCAAGAGGGCAACGTTGCGGAATTGAACGTGATCGTGAAGGCGGATGTACAGGGCTCGGTGGAAGCATTGGTGCAGTCCATTGAGAAAATCGATGTCTCTGGCGTTCGTGTCAATGTCATCCACAAGGGTGCCGGCGCCATCACGGAATCGGATGTTTCCCTGGCAACCGCGTCGAATGCCATCATCATCGGTTTCCATGTTCGCCCAGATGTCAATGCAAAACGTATGGCGGAAGCCGAAAAAGTCGATATTCGCCTGTACCGTGTGATTTACAACGTCATGTCGGAACTCGAGTCGGCCATGAAGGGGATGCTGGCACCTGAGTTCAAGGAAGTGGTTTTGGGTCACGCCGAAGTTCGTGAAACATTTACCATCTCGAGAATCGGAACCGTTGCTGGCTGTTACATCACGGATGGTAAAATGTCCCGAGATGCGGAAGCTCGTCTCATTCGCGATGGAATCGTCGTTTACGAGGGAAAACTGGACTCGTTGAAACGATTCAAAGACGACGCGCGTGAAGTTCAGACTGGTTACGAATGTGGTATTACGCTTGATAAGTTTAACGACATCAAGATTGGTGATGTTGTTGAAGCGTTTGTCATGGAAGCCGTCAAACCAGCCTAA